A genome region from Triticum aestivum cultivar Chinese Spring chromosome 2B, IWGSC CS RefSeq v2.1, whole genome shotgun sequence includes the following:
- the LOC123045865 gene encoding transcription factor bHLH153 has protein sequence MMMTQVANHSKRNHTDSYFSGKQQQQAVATTATSSGSEEFAGMGSKKPRNASPRGGGPISPREKKDKVGERVAALQQLVSPFGKTDTASVLQEASGYIKFLHQQLEVLSSPYMRPPPAPGAEPEDPDHYSLRNRGLCLVPVEQTLQLTQSNGADLWAPANTTRRC, from the exons ATGATGATGACTCAAGTGGCCAATCACAGCAAGAGGAACCACACCGACAGCTACTTCAgcgggaagcagcagcagcaggccgtcgccaccaccgccaccagcaGCGGCTCGGAGGAGTTCGCGGGCATGGGGTCCAAGAAGCCGAGGAACGCCAGCCCCAGGGGCGGCGGCCCCATTTCTCCCAGG GAGAAGAAAGACAAGGTCGGCGAGAGAGTGGCGGCGCTGCAGCAGCTCGTGTCGCCATTTGGGAAG ACGGACACAGCTTCTGTTCTTCAGGAGGCCTCGGGCTACATCAAGTTCTTGCACCAGCAGCTCGAGGTTCTTAGCTCCCCGTACatgcgccctcctccggcgcccggCGCCGAGCCTGAG GATCCCGACCACTACAGCCTGCGGAACCGCGGCCTGTGCCTGGTGCCGGTGGAGCAGACGCTGCAGCTGACCCAGAGCAACGGGGCCGACCTCTGGGCGCCGGCGAACACCACCAGGCGCTGCTGA